From the genome of Diabrotica virgifera virgifera chromosome 8, PGI_DIABVI_V3a:
TGTCACAAGAAAGGAGTTATTGGCAGTCGTCAAAGCAGTAGAACACTACCATTCGTTCCTCTATGGCAGAAAATTCTTTATAAGAACCGACCATTCTGCCTTGCAATGGCTTCTCAATTTCAAGACACCTGAAGGCCAGATAGCTCGGTGGCTGGAGAAACTACAGACCTATGATTTTGAAATTCGTCACCGAGCGGGAAGAAGTCATGGAAATGCCGACGGTCTCTCGAGAAGACCATGCAAAGGGAGGAACTGTCGATTCTGCGAGCGCCAAGAAGAGCGAGAGAGCCAGATTCTACAGTTGAAAACCATAGAGGATAGAAGTGACGAAGAATCTCTAGAAAACCTTGAGGCTGAACAGAAGGAAGATACAGATCTAAAAATAGTTCGGGAGTGGCTGGACAACGGAGCTAAACCGCAGTGGCAGGAGATTGCAAAATATGGGCAAGCAGTGAAGGGCTATTGGCTTCAGTGGGACTCCTTGTGTCTAAGAGATGACATCATCACTCGTAAATGGGAGAGTCCAGATGGAACAAGAACAGTGCCCCAAGTTGTTCTTCCAAGGTCATGTGTTAAGGACGTGCTGGCAGAACTCCACGATAGTCGCTCCGGGGGGCATTTTGGAATCAATAGGAATCTGCCTAGAGTCCGTGAGAGGTATTATTGGGTTCATTGTCGGCAAGATGTAGAAGAATGATGCAAACGATGTGACCTGTGTGCATCCAAGAAGGGACCCAAAACAAGACTTAGGGGAAAACTCCAACAATATATTACTGGAACTCCATGGGAACGAGTTGCTGAAGACATTTTGGGACCATTTCCAGAGACAACATCAGGAAATAAATATTTGATGGTTGCTATGGATTATTTTTCCAAATGGCCTGAAGTAGTTGCACTACCCAACCAAGAAGCACTCACAGTTGGTGAAGCTCTGCTTGAGAATGTCGTTTCCCGACATGGTGTTCCACTTCTGCTTCATTCTGACCAGGGTCACAACTTCGAATCGGCAGTTTGGAAGACCATGATGGCTTTGTTAGGAATTAagaagaccagaacaacaccgtTCCGTCCTCAATCCGACGGCATGGTAGAAAGACATAACCGGACCATCAACAACTACCTGTCCCTGTTTGTAGACGAAAACCAGAGAGACTGGGACAAACTGGTGCCTCTGTTTCTCCTAGCATACCGAAGTTCCCAACATGATGCAACTGGTTACACTCCAGCAATGCTGTTAGCTGGTCGAGAGATGAGGCTTCCCATCGATATCCTACATAGTAATCTACAGACGGAGAGGCGGTTCAAGAGACACTCCCCGAGTATGTCAGCTGCCTAAAGGATCGACTGGTTAAGGTCCACGATTTCGCCAGGAACAAGCTGCAACACCAGTGACCGGATGAAGGTTAGGTTCGATCAGAAATCCACACTTGTTAGATTCAAGGAAGGTGATGCAGTTTGGCTCTATCAACCAAAGAGAAGGAAAGGTCCAAGTTGCAGCGGCCCTGGGAGGGACCGTATCTGGTTATTAAGAAGATAAACGGCCTTGCGTATAGGGTGCAACTGACGCCACGAACTAAGCCGAAGGTCGTCCACCTAGAGAGACTGTGTCCTTATGAAGGGCAGAATCCACCGACCTGGTCCATTTAGGTACTGTTCGGGCCGAACAGCCTGAAAGAAGGGGGTGGTGTTATGAATCACCTTAGCATTAGGCGTAAGTTAGTAAGTCAGACTACTAATGGATCTGACAGTTAAGTATTTTTGTCAATTAGaagttttgtcattatttttgtcacGTTGGTTTTTAAGATTCAATTTTATACCTTAGTTTATTAAGAGTTTTAAATAAACTTGTTAAAACACcctaataattcacttaatcccTGAACCCAGCTAGGATTACAACAATATTGTCTGGTACTGTTGTGCCTGCTAAAGACTGTAAATGCCTTAAGAATTGGGAAGGTCTTCGATCGCCCAGTTCTTCATGCTCAAGTAATCTCTTGATTTTTTGTTGCTGTGATGCACTAAGTCTCTTTATAAGCTCTGCTTTTAATTTTACATACTTCTCTGTAGCTGGTGGTGACACAATGATGTCCCTAACTTCTGAGATGTAAGCTGTTTCGAGATTGGCAACTATGTAGTTAAATTTTGTTGAGTTACTTGTTATGTTTGCCAGTGTAAATTGGCTTTCCACTTGCAGGAACCAAATTTCGGGATCGTTGGGCCAAAACGGTGGGATTTTAACTGAAATTCGGTCGACTCCTGAAGCACTGATATCCTGAAGCACTGAAGAACTGGCACCGTCCGTCATTTTCGATTTTTACTGTGTTTAAAACCGACAAGAGAATATTATCaacactatttaaaaaaattcacgtCGTTTTATTTATTCGCGGGGTCACCAATATTCCGACGTGTGTTCGGCAACGattaacttaaattaaaataaatgtaaaaacaacaacttgtcaataatatatttatttgtgttGGTAAAATAGCGTGAATATTGCtcgaaagagggtttgttatttttTGCGAGTGTGGTGGTGTGTCGGCGCCGGGTGGTTGCTGTGATTATCCTGAAAAAAATACATGTCTGTGGTTTTACGTTGAAGACTAATTTATCGACATAAAGGGGCTGGTCCTTTATCTGATGTTTTAAAAGCTGATAACAATACTGGCAATAAGCGTCctcgaatgcatttaaaaagtgatTCATTGACATAAGATCTGATAAGGTTTACTATTTaatggggaatttttaaactgagaCTAAACAGGCCATTACCATCTGGTTTCGTATAGAAAGaattgtgaattttaaatgacccataatattttcgtttagaaaagaaaattaatatttaaaattagcaattaaaaagaTAATAAATGAAGCGTGTCGCTATATATCTATTAGCATAGCTAAtgttttcaacaattttgaccggtttagaatgcatatttttgaaaaaaagatgtatctaatttaaaaaaaatcagactttttaaaattatcgtatttttcattttattttgataataacttcaaaaatactcaatatacgtaaaaatgatttataaccaaattttagttttttctgtatcaaatattttacctgttctACAATTTGTGTAGGGTATGAACTTtactgcgctgagcagatgggacgtgaagtataaattgtaaaattccctcatcttctttagtctcagcatccgttatggcttgcaaattgtagaagcctcggaggtgtaaccagagaagtttcccattGCTTTcgatctggtaggatgtagaggaacatttttaatgttgttttatgtgctattagattgaaaacttagccttttgctagcagttgccgctagggcatccctgccatttcgttcgttgcaattcgtgactgcacgccggggtttgtcctggttgggtcagagagagcagcatatgtgcctcctgatgagagactaataagtttcgaaaccggtagaggtgcttgcagcactctctgattgaactagaatatcatgcggctgtagtttcgtgttgcaacgaaattgaaaatggatattaatttttgatttacatgtttactctgattggagtacgaagggaaccattctcgttggaactttacagcgctgagcagatggaacgtgaattataaattgtaaaattccctcatcttctttagtctcagcatccgttacggcgtgtaaattgtagaagcatcggagatgtaaccagagagagatcccattgttttcaatctggtaggatgtagagtaatatttttaatgttgttttatgtgctattagattgaaaacttagtctttttttaatttttatctttaataactcaaaaagttttgatttattttaataactttatataacaaatgtcgcttagaatttgttcctctatcgaattatgagattatttttaataaaataattttttctatggatgctagacaatgtgcaacttctctcactacttacaaacattcaaaacgaacaatttctcacgcagtgagaaaagtcggtcattgcagtgagaaatatttttctcaCGGGTTTTTCGCCGGTTTTCAACCAGAGATatgttaaccgtagacaaggcatactgagcaaaaatgcgtaacgcgcggcagtcgatcggtggtctatctatctctttttactaagcgataccgctattatgacggacaaagatggctagaccactcaaaattaatattgaccaatggcgtccttgatatcgatatcggcgttacacctcgatgcacagagcggcccacAGCTAGCCTAATAGCAAGCTTTGGAttgaggtggaacgctcttagcagactagcgaaggtgtccctagtactgttggactcggacaggagaggagaacacgctGGGCCCCACAGACCAGAGTATGGTTCATGCGCCCCGCGTGCcccccataaccagccgcctaccaactaaaaccaccccctcttccgacccggaaCATCCCTGGACGTGTTCATTAGTGAACGATACATAGGGATATTCCGCGCGGTCTGTAAGTAGGTCCCAAGAAGATTTGCATAAGCCCTGCTATGCTATCCTCACCTTCCTAAGAGCGGATAGGAGGATAGGGGGGATCTTTAAGTGACGTGTTGAATtgaaaataaagataaagtaGGGGTTGAGGTCATGTGTATCTATGTACGATATTACTAAATCTTATTCTTAACGTAAGATAAGGGAATAGGGGTATATCTCTGTATACGATGTTTGTAAATCTTACTGAGAAGAGTGTtgttctttttgtattttttttaatttcttttatttttttatttatttttttttattttttactgttatttttatttttttctaattttttatttttttttctgctgACTTTAAGGGCCCACTTCACCCATTTTGTTGTTCTACCCGTTCTAGAGCCGCTTTACGTTTTACGATGGCCTTAACGATGTCAATtataaattcaaaatttattttgttctCGATCGCGACGTTAATTATATTATCTGGGCCTACCTCACCAAATCTGTTCCTGAGCTCGGCCTGTTCGAGAGCGAAGACGCTACACCGGAAGACACAGTGCTCTACGTCTTCCCTCACGTGACATGTCCGGCACACGTCGTCATCAGTCTTGCCGATTCTGTGAGTGAACGCCCGGAAGGACCCGTGTCCAGTTAAAAATtgagtaaaataaaaattaaccctCTTAAACTTGCAAGCGTACCACGTCCCTACATTCGGGATGAGTTTTTTGGTCCATTGGGCTTTGTTATGTTCCGCCTCCCATTCTGCCTGCCAGTCCGTGAGAAGCTGCTCTCTGGCAGCCGCTCTTACCTCCGGAAGGTGGCCGTTTTGTTGTTCGTATAATGTTTTTCTTTCCCTGGCTAGCAGGTAGATAGGAGGGGCGCCTGCTATCACCTGTAAGGCCGTGGTAGACGTAGTCTTGTATGCGCTGACTACGTTCAACAGAGGTTTCCTCTGCGCCTTGTTTAGCACGTCTCTATATTTCTTATAGCGTAGAACCTCGACCCAGACTGGAGCTCCGTAGAGAAGGGTGGACTGTATAGTGTGGAGGTACAGTCTCCTTTTAGCACTACCTGGCCCTCCGATATTTGGTGTTATTCTTCGGAGGGCCCCGGTTTGTGCCTCCGCCTTCCCTATCACCCTCGTAAGGTGCTTGGTGAACCTCAGTCCACGCTCGAGGTCTACGCCCAGATATTTGGCGCAAGAGGAAGGTTTGACTATGTTATTTCCAAAACGGAATACCAGGTCTGGTCCGCCTCTGGGTGCCTTAAGAACCACCACCTCTGTTTTTGCGCTTGCAAGTTCAAGATCAGTCTCATTCATCCAGGCGTTCACCCGCCCGAAACAGCTTTCCGCTATATTCACTAGCTCCAAGTAGTGATCGTGGGTAACTAGGATAGCTAGATCGTCGGCGTAGGCTACAGCTTCGCAATTCTCTCCGTAGCGGAGATTTAATACACCGTCATAAATAATGTTCCACAGCGTGGGCCCAAGGACCGACCCCTGTGGAACGCCGACCGTGAGTTTACTTGTTCCGTTTTTGTTCACGATAATAACCCTGTTGGATAGATAACTCTTGAcaatatttatcaaataaacggATATGTTGAGAGCTTCCATCTTACTAATGATGTGCCCCCAATTTGCCGAATTGAACGCATTTTTTACGTCAAACATGATCAGTACAGCCCAACTTTTCCTAGTGCTCCCGACGTTTTCCGTGATGCGCCTGACAGTCCACCGCCGATCTCGCCTTCCTGAAACCATATTGCCTGTCAGAAATGGCATTTGAGGCATCTAGTTCCGCTTGTAGGCGGTTTTTAACTATATTCTCGAACAATTTGCCTAGGCAGTCAAGAAGGCAGATCGGTCGATAGGCGCTGGCCTCTTCCGGGTTTATCATTGCCTTTATCATTTCCACGGCCCTGGAGAGCTCCATGGTGGTGACAGCTTCTGGGTGCTCACATAAAGCCGGCAAGAACAGCAGTTCGGGCCTCCTGGGGAAAAGGATGTTCGCAATGTCTCGTTTCTTTACATCAGTAAGTCTGTAAGCGGTTTCGACCTTAAGGGTTTTTGTGAATAACCTGTAGGCCTCACCCCAAATATCATTCTCAAGCGCATCACACAGGTTCGTCCAGCAGGCGCGTAGACCTCCTGATGATCTTCTTCAGGTCATTTTTTGCGTTCTTATACGCGTCTTTGGCCTGCTGGGTTCTGTTGATCTGAGTGCTGCTCGTGCTGGCCTTATGCGCGCGTATTATGGCACTTCTAAGACTGGAGAAGTCCGTGACCTCCCCGCGTAAGTCACTAACTCTCTCGGTGAAGATTGTCCTATTGAATGCCACAACCTTTCGGCCGCCACCGATGTTCCCCTTGGTGCCGACCTCGTAGGAGATATACTTGTGGAATGTGAATAGATTGTCATCTAGCACATCCCACTTCGTGACCCTACTGGCATACTTGTCTGTCACCAGCGTAACGTCGATATGGGTGCGTGAGTCCCCTCTCTCGAAAGCATGCTTGCCGTTGTTCACGGCTAACAGATCGACAGAGGAGATCCACTCATTCCATACCTCTCCTCTACTATCGTTCCTTGGGGATCCCCACAGGACAGATTTCGCATTAATGTCTCCAGTGATAATATAGTCTTTCTCTACCAAAGCCGTTTCCATGATGCCATCCACCTTATCCCGATAGGTCGCCATGTTGATATTGGGAGAGATGTAGCAGGCTATAATAGCCACATCAACCAGGTTGAGTTTTACTACTCCCTCCCTTCTTGTGACTTTATCTACACATATGTTCTTGTTGATAAGGTGGATAGCGACATCGCAGAGCGTATCCGATATCCATCCGAAATTCCTGACAATATTCTTATTCGGCTCTGGAATAATTATCAGATCCGCCCCGATGTCCAGGGCTTTCGCATGGACCAGGTCGTGCGCCACCTTGGCTCTCCCGACATTTACCTGTAGGATCCTGAGTGGTTTGTTGACTGTTCCCGCCATTTCAGTAATCGAGAATCATCTATCCCGGGTTAATCCAGGGGTGGGGTAATAGTGGGACTTTAGTCATCATCACCAGACATGGTGACATTGATGATATCGCCGTCTGGGTAGGACGCTGTGTGCTGTGCTGATTTGTCGCTCGTCTCTTTTTCCGCTCTGTGTTGGGGCGGAGACGTGTGATGCATGGGCATCAGCGACCCTTTGTCCATCGTATCATCTAGCTTATCCTGCGAGGCTGGTGTGTCATTGCTTC
Proteins encoded in this window:
- the LOC114336493 gene encoding uncharacterized protein LOC114336493, whose translation is MTDGASSSVLQDISASGVDRISVKIPPFWPNDPEIWFLQVESQFTLANITSNSTKFNYIVANLETAYISEVRDIIVSPPATEKYVKLKAELIKRLSASQQQKIKRLLEHEELGDRRPSQFLRHLQSLAGTTVPDNIVVILAGFRD